In Ancylothrix sp. D3o, the following are encoded in one genomic region:
- a CDS encoding serine protease, whose product MSEANEHLVLEKATLKAIHRCIERKNQALEQQFKALKAQDKKLAEVVATVLPSVVSIYVINWQTQKQIASGSGFFVDSDAIITNYNLVEKIADENSIYEEDEGELVLVATDRGELRIAQVVFTGNSELDLAILLATDYTIDPQTGVETESGDPEYPVLEFCPYVDAGQRVIAVAHPVEEFSSLISQGVIQQIRYPDNYGEKEDEIGVIILETNKAINSVYSGGPLINLDGEVVGVNRSKKENGEDVNLAISSEVLDEFLDKFAESFEVD is encoded by the coding sequence GAAAAAGCAACCCTAAAGGCAATTCACCGCTGCATAGAAAGGAAAAATCAAGCTTTAGAACAACAATTTAAAGCGCTGAAGGCGCAAGACAAAAAACTGGCCGAAGTGGTGGCAACTGTTTTGCCGTCGGTGGTTTCCATATATGTAATAAATTGGCAAACCCAAAAGCAAATTGCTTCAGGAAGTGGTTTCTTTGTAGATTCTGACGCGATTATTACCAACTACAATTTGGTTGAAAAAATAGCGGATGAAAATTCAATTTATGAGGAAGATGAGGGGGAATTAGTTTTAGTTGCCACCGATAGAGGCGAGTTGAGAATTGCTCAAGTTGTGTTCACCGGCAACTCAGAATTAGATTTAGCAATTTTGCTGGCTACCGATTATACTATTGACCCCCAAACCGGCGTAGAAACTGAAAGCGGCGATCCAGAATACCCTGTTTTAGAATTTTGTCCTTATGTGGATGCCGGCCAGCGGGTGATTGCAGTGGCACATCCTGTGGAGGAATTTTCTTCGCTCATCTCCCAAGGGGTAATTCAACAAATTCGCTATCCCGATAATTATGGAGAAAAGGAAGATGAAATAGGAGTGATAATTTTGGAAACTAATAAAGCAATTAATTCCGTCTATTCCGGCGGGCCTCTCATTAATTTAGATGGTGAAGTCGTGGGAGTTAATCGCTCTAAAAAAGAAAATGGGGAAGATGTCAACCTAGCGATTTCTTCAGAAGTATTAGACGAATTTTTAGATAAATTTGCCGAAAGTTTTGAAGTAGATTGA